One region of Armigeres subalbatus isolate Guangzhou_Male chromosome 3, GZ_Asu_2, whole genome shotgun sequence genomic DNA includes:
- the LOC134222805 gene encoding uncharacterized protein LOC134222805 produces MFSDNGVGTKNKLKDLLNLINDTQHQAAVANYCTNEGIRWHFSPPRAPHFGGLWEAAVKSAKYHLLRVVGEDAMSPEDFQTLLAQVEACLNSRPITPLSDDPNDLEPLTLGHFLIGSSLQDLPEPDWKAIPTNRLDIFQMLQRKLHQFWERWRTEYLCQLQGRTKRLGPVAAVKIGKLVVICDKNLPPMRWKMRRFVEIHPGLDEIVRVVTLRTKDGLLKRPVEGVCLLPNLQNTDVTNQVEEQPAAANTL; encoded by the coding sequence ATGTTTAGTGACAATGGCGTCGGGACAAAGAACAAACTGAAGGATTTATTGAATCTAATCAACGATACCCAACACCAAGCTGCAGTGGCTAACTATTGCACGAATGAAGGCATCCGATGGCATTTTAGTCCGCCAAGGGCTCCCCATTTTGGCGGACTATGGGAAGCAGCTGTTAAGTCTGCAAAATATCACCTTTTGAGAGTCGTCGGAGAAGATGCAATGTCCCCGGAAGATTTCCAAACTTTGTTGGCTCAAGTTGAGGCATGCCTTAATTCTCGGCCGATTACACCTCTATCCGATGACCCCAACGACCTGGAACCTTTAACACTTGGTCATTTCTTGATAGGGTCGTCACTGCAAGATCTGCCCGAGCCTGACTGGAAGGCTATACCAACAAACAGACTGGATATTTTCCAAATGTTACAAAGGAAGCTTCACCAGTTTTGGGAACGATGGCGTACAGAATACCTGTGCCAGCTGCAAGGACGAACGAAAAGGTTAGGCCCGGTAGCAGCAGTCAAGATTGGTAAGCTAGTGGTAATATGCGATAAGAACTTGCCGCCAATGAGATGGAAGATGAGGCGATTCGTGGAAATTCACCCAGGTCTCGATGAGATCGTACGTGTTGTAACTTTGAGGACGAAGGATGGATTACTTAAACGGCCAGTGGAAGGAGTTTGCCTTCTTCCAAATCTGCAGAACACGGATGTCACGAATCAAGTTGAAGAACAACCTGCAGCAGCTAACACACTTTGA